DNA from Candidatus Poribacteria bacterium:
TCCTTCGTAGCGCATCCCGATTTTTTCCAGCACCCGTCCTGAAGCAGGGTTTCTTTTGAAGTGTCTCGCATGAATTCGGTTCAACTTTAATACTTCAAAACCATACGCAACAACTGCTCCTGCTGCTTCTGTGGCATACCCGCAGTTCCAATAAGGTTTACCTATCCAGTAACCGAGTTCGCCATTTTCGTTCTTTAGGTCGAGTCTAAGTTCTATTCCGCCGATTAAGTTTTTGTCTGTTCTAAGTGTAATTGCGAAGTTTAGTGCTTCGTCTTTTTCAAACTTGTCGGAACAGGCGCGCATCCATTCTTCAGCCATCCCATCTTCGTAGGGGTGCGGCATATTCGTTAATGTTGATGCCACATCAAATTCACCTGCAAGGTGTTGCACATCCGCCGCATCTTCAAGTGTAAGGGAGCGAAGTAGCAATCTTTCTGTAAGGAGCGGTGGTGCGGACCTCATTTTTCTACGAACTCACATTTTAGTATACGGCACTGAATTGTATCTTCAAAAAAACGAACGGAGCATCAACCTTTCTGTGTGAAGTATCGGTGGTGCTATCATCTTAGCTTTCCGGACGCATTTGTGGAAACAGGATCACGTCACGGATGGAGTATTGATTCGTTAGCAGCATTGTCAGTCTGTCAATACCGATACCGAGTCCACCCGTCGGTGGCATACCGTACTCCAATGCGCGTAGATAGTCCTCATCTACCATAAAGGCTTCATCGTCGCCTGCCTCTAAACTGCTTGCCTGCTCAAGAAAACGTTGGCGTTGGTCTATCGGATCGTTAAGTTCACTAAAGGCGTTTCCAACCTCCATCCCACAGATAAAAAATTCAAAACGTTCTACGAACTCTGGATTTTCTGGCTTCTTTTTCGCAAAGGGTGAAACCTCGATAGGATGATCCGTTATAAATGTCGGTTGGATCAGTTTTGGTTCCGCAAATATTTCAAAGAATTCGGCTATAATTTCGCCTCTCGTCTCATCACCGGCTAAGTCAACTCCGGCATCAACTGCAGCTTTGTAGAGTTCATCTCCTGATAGTGGTGTTGGATCAATACCGCTGTATTCTTGGATTGCATCCACCATACTCAGCCTACGCCATGGCGGTGTGAGGTCGAGTTCGTAATCTTGATAGGGGATCTTCGTTGTCCCGTGAACCATTTTCGCCGTGTCAGCGATTAGCGTCTCCGTTAGTTCCATTATCTGAATGTAGTCGGCATAAGCCTGATAGAGTTCCAACATTGTAAATTCAGGATTGTGGTCCCTGTCCATCCCTTCATTTCGGAAATCGCGCGAGAATTCATAAACCCGCTCGAAGCCTCCTACAATCAGACGTTTGAGGTAGAGTTCGTTTGCGATCCGTAGATAAAGCGATTGTTCCAATGTATTGTGATAAGTTGTGAACGGACGCGCGTTTGCGCCACCATAAATCGGTTGAAGGACAGGTGTTTCGACTTCAATAAAACTTTGGGCATTGAGCATATTGCGGATTGCCTGGACGATTTGCGTCCTTTTTAGAAAGACATCCTTCACCTCGGGATTCATGATGAGATCAGCGTATCGTTGTCTATAGCGTGTCTGTTTATCTTGTAGACCGTGCCATTTTTCGGGGAGCGGTCGGATAGATTTGGAGAGGAGTTCTATGGAATCAACGAGTACTGTCAATTCCCCTGTTCGTGTTCGGAACACTGTTCCTTCAGCACCGACAATATCACCCGTATCGAAGCGTCGATAGATTTTATAGGGTTCCGCTCCGACTTTATCTCGGCGGACGTAAATCTGAATTCTGCCTTCACCGTCTTGCAGATGTGCGAAGCTGCTTTTCCCGTGGTCGCGCTTCGTCATAATTCTGCCTGCGATACGAATTTTCTGCGCTTCGTCGGGGGTTTCTTCGACATCGGCGAAATCTTGATGAATCGCGGAAGTTGTATGTGTAGGCTCGTATTTATGTGGATACGGCTCTACGCCAAATTCTCGAATCTCGTCCAACTTCTCGCGACGTTGCTGAATTAAATCTTTTGTTTCTTCCACGGTTCTTCCCTTCTTCGTTTTACTTTATCAGAACTATTGCTTTTAATATTCTAATGCAATTCTATAGACATATCACCCCTACGGGGTGGGGAAAGAGACGAAAACCCTTTCTGAAATGTGCAAAACCTGTTAGTAGCAGCTTGGGTTATTTTAATAATTATACTTTAGTTTTGCTCATAAAGCAACGAAAAAAGACGAATACCGGACAGTGTATTTTTCGGGTGCGCTATCCAGTTATTATTTTCGTGCCTTCATTTTGAGATAACTTTCGATGAAGGCATCTAAAGCACCATCTAAGACAGCGTTAACATTACCGCTCTCAACGTTTGTGCGTAGATCCTTGACGCGTTGATACGGGTGCAGTACATAAGAACGGATTTGGCTGCCGAAGTCGATTTCCAGACGTTCACTTCGCTGTTTTGAAATTTCTGCTTCACGTTCTTCACGATATTTTTCATGAAGACGCGAGCGGAGCAATTTCATGGCGATTTCGCGGTTTTTGTGCTGTGAACGTTCATTCTGGCACTGCACGACAATCCCGGTTGGTTTGTGTGTAATCCGAACAGCTGAGTCTGTTACGTTGACATGCTGTCCACCCGCGCCGCTCGCGCGATAGAAATCGATCCGCAGATCTTCCTGTTGAATATCCACGTCCACGGTGTCATCAACTTCAGGCGTAACGTCAACAGCAGCAAAGGAAGTGTGCCGTCGTTTGTTGAAATCGTAAGGGGACAAGCGAACAAGGCGATGTACACCGGCTTCGGACTGGAGATAACCGTAAGCGGATGTGCCGGTAACGAGGATAGTTGTGCCTTTGATGCCAGCTTCGTCGCCAGCGGTGATGTCAAGGATTTCAGTTTGATAGCCGCGTTGGTCACACCAGCGAAGGTACATCCGCATTAACATCCCCGCCCAATCCTGAGCATCGACCCCACCAGCACCGGGATGGATGTTGAGGATGGCGTTATTTTCATCAAACTCGCCTGTCAGCATTAACCGGAGTTCCATCTGTTCAAGGCGATTTGAGATGCTCTCCAATCCGTCTACAATCTCGGTTTGCAGACTTTCATCGTTCTCTTCGGTAGCGAGTTCAACGAGGGTCTGGATGTCTTCAATTTTGAGATTGAGTTCTTCGTACGCTCCAACTTCGTCTCGGAGAATAGCGATACGCTGATTAACCTTTTGAACACGTTGGGCATTGCTCCAGAAGTCCGGGGAGATGGTCGCTTCTTCGAGTTCAGCTAATTCTTTTTGTTTTTCAGCCAGGTCAAAGATAGCCTCCGATTTCCAGAAGGCGGGTTTGCATCTCTTCAACCTGGTTTTTTAAATCTACAAGCATTTCATTCCTCATGAATCGTTAAGAATATCTACGACGGAATCGGAGGACGATTAGACGACCGAACCATCCAACGCAGATTAAAGCACAGAGAATCGAAAACCAATCCCCGTAGCGGGTATAGAGCGTCTGTTCACGTTTCGCAGACGGAAGCAGTGGAACGGATGTGATAAGCGTTTGGGCGGTGGTGTCCGGTGTTATCAAAGGAGTCGTTATTCTACCGAACTTATCCACTACGCATGTAAATCCGCCGTTTGCACACCGAAATACTGCGATCCGATTCTCGATTGAGCGGAAAGGTGCCATCGACAGGTGTAGTTCTGGGAAAGCAGTCCCTTTGAACCAAGCATCGTTTGTGAAGATTCCCATGACCCTTGCCCCTTTTTGGACAGGTCTGCGGAATTCGTCCGGAAACACTGATTCAAAGCAGATTGAAACACCAACGTCTGTTCGCTGGGGATCCGCCTTGTCTTTGGCATTAGACACTGCCTCGCGGTAGGGAGGTCCCAACCCATTACTGGCAATTTCCGTTTTATGTTTAACGTTAAACACCGGTAAAAGGTTTACTGTTTTTCCCGGTGTAAAGGGTTTGAACTGGATAAAATCGGGGATGAAATCTGGAAGTAGGTGTTCCAGAGGTACATATTCGCCGAATGGAACGAGGTGCATCTTGGCATAACTTCCATGTATCTTTCCATCTGGAGATATTGAAAGGACACGGTTGTATATCTGTTCACTCTTTTTGACGTTCTTGGAGAACTCTCCTATTGCCTTGTCTGTTTCTCCTTGGTTAGCCGTGCCGATGAGTATTGGCGTTGCCGTGTTGCGAAGCATTTGGGCGAATCTACCGTGGTACGTTGGCCACGCGCCTGTCAGTGCCTCGCTTCGGATTGCTGTTTCGGGCCACACAATTAAATCAGGTTTTTCTGTGCTGGTTTTATATGTGAGGTTGATATAACGCTGCAAAATCGCTGGAAATTGACGTGTGTCCCATTTCTGGAGTTGTGAGACGTTGCCGGGAACGAGCGCGATTTTCAAGGTTTCCGTATTTGTGGCTTTGTCTAAAGGTGCAGCGTTCTTAAGTTGAAAAATCCCGTAACTGAAGCAGAAGAGCGTCAGAATTAGTGGTAGGATTATGGCACGAATTTCCTGCCGCCATTGGTGACGGTTGCAAAGCACGGTGGCGATACCTGCATTGAAAAGCACAATGATGAAACTGATCCCGTGCACACCAATGAGAGAGGCTACCTGTATTCCCGGTAGATTGTTCCATTGTGAGTAACCGATGCTTCCCCACGGAAATCCTGTTAGCATCCAACTCCGTACCCATTCCAATGCTGTCCAGATGCAAGCGGCTGCGATAGGAAACAATATACCAGAACGCCATGGCGCAAACCTTAGCAACACAGCAAAAATGGCGAAGTAGACGGCAATATATCCGACTAATAGCAGATACGCCATCATCGTCACGAGAATATTCCCTGTCGTTGTCGCGAAAACACCCGCATACGGATAGAGAAGCAGGATAGCGGGAAGCAGCCCCGCAAAAAACAGAAATCCCGTTACGTAACCGATCCAGAAAGCGGATTTCCAGTTTGTTGCGCGCGTCAATGCAATGAAGAACGGCACCATCGCAACCCAAGCACACGGAAAGAGGTTTAAATTAGGGAAGCTAAGAAACAACAGTAGTGCTGAGAGTGCCGCAAATATCCAGTGTTGATAGCGTTTCAAGAGGTTTTCCGTGGGGATACCCTCCGTTTTCTTGTATTTGACTCTCTTTAATTTTATGTTACGGAAGTGGCATCTGTCAAGGGAATTCTGAAGTTTCACAGAAGCGTTCAGTTTTCAGCAGATATAGGTTTGTGGTGGGACGACCTTAATTGTCTGAACCAGGATTTACAGGATTCAAGGATTTTCAGAAGCGCGTGTTGGGTTTCTCTTCGTTCAGCCCAACCTACAATGTGACAACCGAAACGCGTGTTGGGTTTCTCTTCGTTCAACCCAACCTACAAACTAATAACTAAAAGAGGTCTGTTTTCAATAGGTGTGCGATTTTGATGAACACGATTCGCTCAGTGTCTCCCGCTACGTCCCGATTGTCATTGTAGACGATAAATAAATTACTTTCGGGACGATACTCATAGGCGAAGAGTGCGAAGACTCGACGTTCTCTCTCTAACGTGAATTCTGCGCTTGCTCTCGCATACATCCGTTGCGCAAATTGGTAATTTACAATAAAGCGGCGCGTCCATTCTGAAAGTTCCCACTGCATTCCATTGGGTTGTTTCTCATGAAGTCGCTGTAAAATAAACTCGAAACTGAGTTTTGCTGTGGGACGAATCGTGATCTCCGGGCGGATGAAGAATGTGTCTTTATCATCGCGGACACCGAAGCGTCCGGTGTTTCGGATTTGCACGTATTTTGGTGGGAACCATCCGGCGAAGAAACGGACAGTTCTATCGGTAAAAGGTTTGTTGTCCTCATCAACGTGATAATACCATTCAGGTCCGAGCAGGAAAAAGAAATTGTAAACCCCGAAGAGTCCGCTAAAACTTGCTCTGTGGTTTGTCAATTCGCCTGTGTGGTTCGCGAGGCGTTCATATTCGGCTTCACCGCGAAGTCTTTCAATAGCACCTTTATACTGTTTATTATAACGACTTCTGATGACAACACCACGTCTATCAACACGTGGAATGAAACCGGTTTCAGGATTGAAGTGCTCCCCGAAATCTGCGTAAATCGCATCGAGGGAGAAGACATTTGTCCTACGAGAGAGTTGGACAAAAACAAGGTCGTCCGCGGTGCTTTCTGCCATATCAAGTCCGCCTGCTTTCCATTCCCTTGCATATTCCAAGTTGAGATTCGTAGCGGCGGGGAGTTGAATGCGGGCATCAAGTCCTCCTGCGCGGTCGTATGTGGCACCACGTTGTTTGTTAACGCCCAAGAACCCGACAGATGACGTTTTACCAACTTCCCGTTGCAGTCGAAAAACGGAGTAATTATAGTTCGCGAGAGGCAATTCGCCTGCTTCTATTTCTTTATCTGGGTTTTCCGGTCCCGCCACGGCTTGCATGAAGGCGAGATTGTATTTACTGAATTTCCCGATGACCTTTCCACCACCGAGTAAATCTTCGACCCGTCGGCTGTAGAACAGGTCAAGAGGCATTTGGAAGAGTTCATTTCCTTCAAGGAAAAACGGACGTTTTTCGGGAAAACGGAGTGGAACATCGCTAAGGTTCACGAGGTCGGGATCCGCCTCAATTTGCGCGAAATCGGGGTTTAACGTTAAATCAATTGTAAAATCTTTGATCGGATACCGGAGATCAAGTCCTACATCTGGTTTCACAGATGCTGTCGTTTCGCCATCTTTTGGTTGCAGTATTTGTGGCTTTAGTGTGCCATACGGTTTGAATTTCACGGGTCGTTTGGTAACCAAGTCTGAAATGGGAAGATTCGTTAGATGTCCAAATTCTGACACGGCGTACTGTCGATCGCCCAAATCTGACCATGTCTGTTCTTCCGCAGGGACTTCATCATTTCGCCAAAAGTTGATACCCCATGTCGCTGTTTCCGTTCCCTTTGAAAATCGGAGTTCGGCGAATGGGATAGCAAATTCTGCTGTCCATTTGTCTGTCCCTGCTGCTGCCTGACCTTGCCAATCGCAATCCCATGAAATGGCGGTACCAATCCTGGATTGTCCTGTGCGTCTGTTCGCGCCTTCATTAATCAGACGCCTGTCGGTTTGTGTGCCGAGTGGATTTAAAGCGAAGGCATAGCAGTTTCTGCCGTCAAGGAAGGTATCGATTAAGACTTCAACATGATCGTCAGAGAAAAAGAAAGAATCGCGTCGGGTTTGGTTCGCGGCGAGATTGCCCATATCAGCTTTGAAACATTCAAACGCCACGTAAAGTTTATTCGCATCGTAGACGACGTAAATAGTAGTGGGTTGCGTCGCGGGTTCGCCACGCTGGGGTTCAAACTGAATCAATTCACCGGTTTTGGCACCCTTTTGCCAGCATTCATCGTCCAATTTTCCATCAATTTTTGGGGGTGTTTCGGTGCGTACTGCTTTGATTATTCGATTTGCAGGGGTTTGAGAGTCTTCTGTATCTGCAGGCAATACCTTAAGACCCCATAAACAAAGGGTGAAGTAGACTGCGAATGTTAAAAAAAATGGGCTTGTGAGCCGTGCCCTAATTGTTAGCATTGGTTTATATGTTCAGAACCTCCTTTTGGTGTCAGTCTATTTTATGATTTTAGCGTTGATCTGTTTTTCTGTCAATATCAAAAGGAGAGGATGCCAGAATCATTCAGTATTTAAAGTAAACCAAATTAAAGCGATTTGCGTTTTTAAGGCAAATTGCGTTATTATATATATCGCAAGCATATAAAATCAGAATCGCATTTAATAATGAAAAGAGGAGTTACATTTCAGTGCGCTTTTTTACACGTAAAACTTTTACACTACTTATATGGCTCGCCGTCTTTTCCCCAATTACGGCTCTTGCGGGACCCGGACGAACGGGTGCACAAATCCTGAATCTTGGCGGCGGTGCGCGAGCGAGGTCCCTCGGCGACGCGTTTTCTGCGATGTCTGGTGATGTGACGACATCGCTCTGGAACCCAAGCGGACTTGCGGATATGCCTGAGAGCAAACTCCGTTCCGGCAAAAAAGCGGCGCAAACCTCAATGTTTTATACAGATTACAGTGCGCCTTTCGGGGAAGCCGGGGAAGGGTTATATTATACGTTTATCTCTGGTGCGATGCCCCTCGGTGACATTGGAACTATCGGTGCCACGCTTCAGATGCAAGGGCAAGGCACAATCGCTGTGACAACCGACTCGCCGGATGTCCTCCGTGAGGAGAGTCTCGGAACCAACTTCGCCTTCACATTCTCTTATGCGGACCGGATTACAGAGTCTTTGTCAGCGGGAATTAGTGGTAAAATGATTCGAATGGTGCTCGGGCGAGAGAATGGTAGTTCTTATGCTATCGATTTAGGTGCGCAATATCTTCTCCCTTTTGAGCTCATGCCCACGACAGTTGGTGTTGCTATCCAGAACGTTGGCCCCGGCATATCGTTCATTGATGAGAACCAAGCGGATCCCTTACCACGCTTTTTTCGGCTTGGGACTTCCGTGAGTCTTTATCAGGATCAATATAATCACGTGCGTTTGGTGAGTGGTCTCACAGCCTATATCGATAAATTAGCAGAGGATGAAGATGAATTAGCCCTTGATTTAGAGCGGCTTAATGCTGAAAGGGAGGAAAAGTTGACGCGTGAGCAACTCCTGTCCGATCGCGGGGTAGGTATCCGAGCATTTGAATGGCGGCATCTTCAAAAGAACCTCGGCTTGGAGTATTGGATCGCCGATCTACTTGCGCTCCGAGTGGGTTACAAAGTTGAGCCCGGTATCCACCTCGCAAACTGGACGGATTATTTTACGGGTGGTATCGGCGCGAAGCTATCTCTATTTAATCTCGATTTGAGTTACGGTCCGAGTTTTGGTCCAAACAATCAGCGGCTCATTGAAGTAACAGGAATAGTCGCCTTTTAAGAGGAAAATAATAGTAAAGTCAATGTACCCCCGCCTAAAGGCAGGGGGTTTGTAAAATACAAACCCTATCGGTCTACCGATAAGTTTCTCGTTTCACAGAGGTTGGTAACCCAACGCTCTCCACGAAGGGTGCAAGCCACCCTAAAATCTATACGAGTGCTATTTTCGGGAACGTGCAGTTACGCAATTTCGTTTCCCATTACACTCAGCGTCTCCTCCACCAGCGTCTGCCTGTTTCTTTTCCGTATGGTGCTGTAGCTTTACACGAGTCGCACACGGGGGTAGCGAAACAGCCGCATAACTCGCAACCTTGCACTACAAGGAACATTCTAACATTTTTGACACGTTTCGTCAAGAAAAAATATAGGAGCCGGGCTTTCCTCCCCTGCCTAAAGACAGGGGAAACCTCCAGCCCGAAAAACTTGGTGAAATTTAACGCCGAAACTTTAATACTGGTGCTGATCTTCTGTTTGTTATTGTCTAGTGTCTGCTTCGCTGCCGAGAGCCTTAAGGCAGAACCTTTCACAGCCTTCTATCTCGATTCTGCCCTTGGAAATCGTTCGCTCGCGAATCAATCCACTGTTGCTATGAAGGCGATTCAAGAACTCCCGACGCTGAAATCTCCAAATGAGGCGTTCCTTTATTCGCTTGTCGTTCCGGGTATGGGGCAACTCTATACAGGTGCTAAGCGTGGCTATTTTTACATGGCAGCAGAGGGCGTTTTCCTCGCGAGCTATTTTCTTTTGTGGAACAACGCTTCAAACATTCGAGACGACTATCGTGATGTTGTCAGGCAACACGTTGTTTTTATCGGTCCTGGTTCCTTTGAGGATTGGGATCCCATTGAGGATTTTGAGCACGCCACCCAATATGAAACATGGAACCATGTCTATGATTCTGAAGCGACGCGGGCACGGACTGGAAAGTGGTACTGGACGGATCTCGACCCTGCACTCAAAAATGAAAAGGATGGTGATATCGGGTTTGACTCGCCTCGTCGTTTAGAAGCGTTTGACCTACGGCAAAAAGCGAACGATACCTTTCAACGCGCGAAGTTCTTTTTAGGTATGGCAATTTTGAACCATGTTGTGAGTGCTGTGGAAGCGAGGATTACAACTAAACGCTTCAACACCCGCGTGCAAAATACGCCCATGCAGACAGGAGTCAACGCTTTTGAAATAGATGTCCAAACTAACATGTCAGCAGGTGTGCTAACAAGTGCGCTTGTGCTACGGAAAAGATTTTAATTTTACCTTGCGGAGGAACAACGGACGTTTGGACTTTGACGTGCGTTTCTTAAGTCCGTCCTCCACTTCGTTACGGACTACAAATTTTAATGCTATTTTAAGAAGTAAAGGAGGTTAGTCGAAAACCTCTCTTAACTGACAACTGAAAACTGAATAAGGAGGACTGCTATGCCATTAGAACTATCACTACTTTTGGACGCACTCAATTCGGTTACTGCGATTCCTATAGTCCCTTTTAAAGGGGACAAGATTGATTACACCGGACACGCCAAAAACGTTGACTATTTGATGCGTAATAACTATCTCGACGAAGGGCGGCAGCGGGTCATTGCTATTGCGGGGACAAGTTTGATTCATCATATCAGTGAAACAGAGCAGCTTCGTCTCATCGATAAAACTGGACAACAGATAGGAGATGATGGCATCCTCATGTCTGGTATTGTCCCTAATCCGATTCGTCAAGCCGGGCAACTTATTGATGCACAGGCGGAACTCCGTAGACCACCAGATGTGTACTTGCTTATGCCCTTGACCGGTGTCTCCAGTCCAGAAGGTATTTATCAAGAATACATGAGATTCGGAGAAGACTACGGCACTGCCTGTGGTGCGCGGTTCCTCTACTATTTCCGTCAGAAACGCGACATAGCAGCGGTCATTCGCCTCCTAAATGATTCTCCACATTTCGTCGGTGTGAAAATAGGCACAGGTGAAGAGGACGTTGCGCCACTCGTTGAAGGCGTAGGTGATAGTGGGATTGTGATGTGGGGTATCGGTGATAGGTGTACGCGTCCTGCTGAGTTAGGAACGAAAGGGCATACTTCCGGTATTGCTGTTGCATTTGCACGCGCCTCTGACGAGATTAACAATGCCCAACGCCGAGGCGATTATGAGACCTCAGCACGCATTGAAGCCGACATCGCACCGCTTGAGGATATCCGTTTTATGAACGAGCGGGTTTATAACTATTCCGCTGTTATTGAGGCGATGATCTTGAGCGGTTTTGACGATATCGCTGCTGGAACTGGTGGTCCGTTTAACCCGCGTGTCCCGTCGGAAATTCAGGAGCAGCTTCGGGGGATAGCGCAAAACTTGAAACGGTATCATTAGTGAATTTACGGGCACCCACAAGGGATGCCCCTACAAGTTTACGGGCACCCACAAGGGATGCCCCTACAGGAGATCTACATCTCTGTAGATTTCCTTTTTTATCCGTTTTATGCTGGGTATCGCGCTTGAAAAATCCTTGCTATAGAACAGAAGTCGGGAATCGGAGTTCCCTCCTACAGACTGACTGCTTCTGGCTGATTTGACAATGGCGTTTCTTCATGATACAATAATACTACTAATAATGTATTTTTGTTTATTGAAGAGATCTCCACGATGTCGTATGATAGTTTAGCACTTCGTCTGGTTGTTGAAGAGTTGCGTGAAGCCCTTTTAGACGGGACGATTCGACATATTGAACAGGCGAATCCTCACACTTTTTCGTTTAAGGTAGGTCATGCTGCCCAGACGCAGTGGCTTACTTTATCCGCACATTCGTTGCATGCTCGCGCCCATCTCATCGAAAAACCGCCATCTGGACAAAAACAATCCTATCTCGCGGATTTCCTCGCAACGCATCTTAGACGTGGTACTATTACCGCGATTGAGCAGCTCGGTTGGGATCGGATACTTAAGATCACCGTTCAACCCACATCTGATGACCCGATACAGCCCTCCCCCAAAGCGATTGTCGCTGAATTTATGGGTAAGCATAGCAATATTATCCTGATTGACGCGAGCGATGACAGAATCTTGGAAAGTTTCAAGCGTATTGATGAAACAATGAGCCGACATCGAGAGATTTTGCCCGGCGAAACCTACATTTTACCGCCACAACAGGATAAATTGGATCCTTTAAGCTTGGACGAGTCAACGTTTATTCAACTGTTTAGTGAGCCACAAGAGGTGAGTTGGCGGCAGCTTTTTAATAAGATTGACGGTCTCAGTCCGACCTTGGCGAAGGAAATTATCGCGCGGACAACTCAAACAGATCTCTGGAGTGCCTATCAGCAGGTAATTGCCTATTTCAATCCAGAGAGCGCTTCACCGCAGCTGCTCATGGATGAAGATGAACCTCTTGCAGCATCACCCCTACCGTTGCATCAATTTCCGAACGCATCCGCTCAGGCTTTTGACACGATGAGCGATGCACTCGCTGCTTATTACGATGCGATCACTCTGAAAGAAAACATTGCTTCAGAACGTCGCGCTCTCAAGCAGGCATTGACGAAACAAGAGAATCTGGTCCAGCGGAAGGCAGCAGGGCTACACAAAGATTTGGAACGGGCAGAAAAGGCGGAGGATTACCGCATTCAGGGTGAATTGATTCTCGCTAATTTACATACTATCAGTCGCGGACAGAAACAGGTTGCGCTGCAGAATTACTACAGTTCTGAGCTTGAGATGTTGACCATCCCGCTCAATCCTGAACAGGGTCCCTCTGAAAATGCACAGACCTATTTCAAAAAATACACGAAAGCGAAACGGGGGCATTCACGTATCCAACAGTTGATTTCGGATATAGAGGCGGATCAGGAAACATTACAACTCTATGCGTCCAAATTAGAAGCGGCTGACGCGTTAGAGGCTCTGCAACGTCTGCGTACGGAGTTTGTCGCCAACGGCTATCTCAAGGCCGCACAACGGGGTAAACAGAAACAGGAGGTCAGTGCCGGTCCCTTCCGAAGGTATACCTCTGCTAACGGCTTTCAGATATATGTTGGACGGAACAGTGAGTCTAATGACCTGCTCTTGCGTCAGATTGCCAAGCCGCGTGATATGTGGCTTCATGCGAAGCAGATTCACGGCTCGCATGTTATCATCCGAAACCCAGAGAATCGTCAGGACATCCCGATGCCGACGTTATTACAAGCTGCGC
Protein-coding regions in this window:
- a CDS encoding dihydrodipicolinate synthase family protein; translated protein: MPLELSLLLDALNSVTAIPIVPFKGDKIDYTGHAKNVDYLMRNNYLDEGRQRVIAIAGTSLIHHISETEQLRLIDKTGQQIGDDGILMSGIVPNPIRQAGQLIDAQAELRRPPDVYLLMPLTGVSSPEGIYQEYMRFGEDYGTACGARFLYYFRQKRDIAAVIRLLNDSPHFVGVKIGTGEEDVAPLVEGVGDSGIVMWGIGDRCTRPAELGTKGHTSGIAVAFARASDEINNAQRRGDYETSARIEADIAPLEDIRFMNERVYNYSAVIEAMILSGFDDIAAGTGGPFNPRVPSEIQEQLRGIAQNLKRYH
- a CDS encoding NFACT RNA binding domain-containing protein; amino-acid sequence: MSYDSLALRLVVEELREALLDGTIRHIEQANPHTFSFKVGHAAQTQWLTLSAHSLHARAHLIEKPPSGQKQSYLADFLATHLRRGTITAIEQLGWDRILKITVQPTSDDPIQPSPKAIVAEFMGKHSNIILIDASDDRILESFKRIDETMSRHREILPGETYILPPQQDKLDPLSLDESTFIQLFSEPQEVSWRQLFNKIDGLSPTLAKEIIARTTQTDLWSAYQQVIAYFNPESASPQLLMDEDEPLAASPLPLHQFPNASAQAFDTMSDALAAYYDAITLKENIASERRALKQALTKQENLVQRKAAGLHKDLERAEKAEDYRIQGELILANLHTISRGQKQVALQNYYSSELEMLTIPLNPEQGPSENAQTYFKKYTKAKRGHSRIQQLISDIEADQETLQLYASKLEAADALEALQRLRTEFVANGYLKAAQRGKQKQEVSAGPFRRYTSANGFQIYVGRNSESNDLLLRQIAKPRDMWLHAKQIHGSHVIIRNPENRQDIPMPTLLQAAQLAAYYSKAHHASNVPVDYTWARYVVKRKGNVAGYVHYTREKTLYVEPAVPSRKE
- a CDS encoding PorV/PorQ family protein; translated protein: MRFFTRKTFTLLIWLAVFSPITALAGPGRTGAQILNLGGGARARSLGDAFSAMSGDVTTSLWNPSGLADMPESKLRSGKKAAQTSMFYTDYSAPFGEAGEGLYYTFISGAMPLGDIGTIGATLQMQGQGTIAVTTDSPDVLREESLGTNFAFTFSYADRITESLSAGISGKMIRMVLGRENGSSYAIDLGAQYLLPFELMPTTVGVAIQNVGPGISFIDENQADPLPRFFRLGTSVSLYQDQYNHVRLVSGLTAYIDKLAEDEDELALDLERLNAEREEKLTREQLLSDRGVGIRAFEWRHLQKNLGLEYWIADLLALRVGYKVEPGIHLANWTDYFTGGIGAKLSLFNLDLSYGPSFGPNNQRLIEVTGIVAF